The genomic stretch gaacttgttgtgaggttttcgagatgtgagatctaggtttcagagagaaaatgtctccaaaaccctagttttctgtaaaaaaaaattgtctaggtcaaaaggagagggagtctctccttttgttaacctcggccagccgtgggtttttcatggggaagtgggcttccacttcctcttaattttacctcgtggaccggctcataaattgctaaatgtatatgacgctgtttattataaatcgtcatcggttatcggctattaaaacatcaactaataacacgggttagttgaagtattaatacatgtccgacaaagacgatattgtataattaattcaatatacattaattaaatataaaacgcttatatttaattttacgaattaactggttaattcgccttagcccatgatatctaatccgtattaaatataatatcacTACTACACATACCTTGCATTGGTGACGCTTTTTCATGCGTTTTTCGATGCTTAAAAGCGTCATTGTTTTTTTTATCGACGCTTTATAAAAGCGTCAATTTTTGGGCCGTCGTTATTTTTTGACGCTTTTTTTAGTCAATAGTTATGACGCTTTTTAGCGTCTTCATagactattgacgcttttaattgtcaacaaatgtgacgcttttaaacgtcttcatggactactgacgcttttaattgtcaacaacattgacgcttttaagcgtctttgGTGGCTATTGACGTTTTTTTTCGTCaacaaatttgacgcttttaaacgtcttcatggactattgacgcttttaattgtcgACAAATTTGACGTTTTTAAGCGTCTTCAGCGACTATTGATGGTTTTATGTGTCACTCGATGAGACGGAATTAGGCGTCAACTATTTATATATTGACACTTCTTCTTGTCACGGTATAATTTCGgctttttgatttctgataaaatCGTACGTAGATCGAGATTAATTAAATACACCTATAAATAATATAGTACTACTAGCTATCATTactaaatcataaaaaaaaaacataatgcaatatactccgtatataattaaTAACGTACCCATGTACTTTTATAAATAATCATACGTTTGATACATATACCgtctccgtcacaaatactatagCTAGCTAGCATTGACAATTTAACTAATATAAACTAGTACGTAATTTATAGTACgacaaaatcaaaaatatcaaaaGGGATCCGGAAAATAGTAAAAGTCCAAAAAATCGTAAAAAATGCTACGTAACTAGCTACACAAGGACACTGAGTATAGTTTGAATGTGGTAGGGGCTTCAATCATGTAGGCGCAATGTCAAAGAGACTTCAATCAACATATGAAGGCACATCTTCAATCAACATTTGAAGGGGCATCATCACCATCTGATGAATCTGAAACCTATaagaaaatataatttatatgaatatatttgattagtACATATACACTCCCAATAATAGAAATAAGTTAGAGTGGCAGCACAAACTCCAGCCAATTATAACACAAACAGCACCCACGAGGCACAAGCAAACCGCGAAACTCAATGGAGAAGAAACATGACCTACTCACAGCATTTATTTGGGTAAGGAATGAGTAGCGAGGAGGTGAATTCCACATATTAAGCGGCATTTACACTAAAAGGCTAAATGTGCATAGTGAAAATTAACATCATGAAACTTTCCATTCTGATAACATCGGAAGACTATTACAAAGTAATTTCTTTCTAGGTGTTGGGAATTTTCTACCTTGTATCATCACTATGCATTATAAAACATTCTAGTCAGACAAAAAGTCTTTCACTTGTTGCCCACGATTACATAaaatatttgaaattttttgatgaAATGAAAGTGAGATACTAACTGAAAGGCAAGTAGATCAGTAGCATTGTGCAGTTACTGTCAGCCGTATGCAGACCGACACAAACCTTCATGTTCACACTGTGACAGTGCCAACACCCAACACCAAATCGCATTTGTCATGTTTTAAGCCATGTAATTAAACAAATTAACTAGTCGAATCGAGAGATACTCCAAACATAATAGCAATGGAAAAGGAGATCTTGTAGCAGACAAAGTATTAAATCACAGCCAGGTGAGTAATATACACATTCAGACAGAGAAATGCCCCCCCATAAACTAGAACTAGAGGATACAAATTCTTACATGTTCCTCAAATTCGGTTAAAACTTAATACTCCGTACATTTAGCCAGTCTATTACAGAAAACTGTACTGAATATTACTCTTAAGGACAATCCGCTATCTCATGATTCATGAAACCCTGAGACTTTTAATTATTCAATAGTGGGATGTATTGTTATGCTAGTATACTACCAGAAGTCAAGAACCCAATGCAACTGCTGCAACTGAAAACCCAATTCAACTGCCCAGTTTCAGTCACATTATATTGTAGGAGGGGAAAAGCACCGGCATTCTACCCTAAGTCACTGATTCAGGGGAAAAGCACCTTCTAAATTGCATTATGACCAAGCTATCAACAAAAGAAGCAAAATTACACATGAATGCATATTCAAGAGGGATTCACAGCCCAATTCACCAAGCCCAATTCAATGAGGGATTCATCAACACCAAAATACGTCGGGAATGAGTAGCAAGTAGGGTGAATTCCACATATTAAGCGGCATTCACACTACTAAACAAAGCAAGGCTCTCGGCCATggcaaaaaaaaatataaggaGAAGTAAAAAAAATTACGCATACCTGTGTACTGCCCATGTTCATGTTCAAGACTGATTTTGCCATGTCTATAACTTCAGTCGTAGCTTTTCCAGTACTAAAGAGGTCCAGTATTTGAGCAAAGCGTGTCGTCATTTTTTCAACAGTCCATTACTCTCATCGCACTTGGTTTTTAGCTCTTTATTTTCCTTGGTCACATCATCCAAAGCCTTCTTCATATTTTCTAAGGCTAGACTACTAGTGGCTCCACAACCAAATCCCTCTTTTCTTAAGATACCTTCTGGCTGTGATTTAAAGcaacaaaaacgaaaaaaagggACAATAGAAGCAAGTTTTAATTTCGCTCTTAGAGATGAGGTTGACAAAGAATGTGCTCGTATGATCTATGCTTCTGCCTTGCCATTTTTTCTTGTAAAAAATCCATACTTTCGTCAGTTTCTTCTCAAATTATCAAATAGCAACATACCTGGCTATGTTCCCCCAAATTATAATAGGTTGAGGACAACATTGCTAGAACAAGAAAAAGCCCATGTGGACACTTTGCTTCAACCTTTTAGAAATTCTTGGAAAAAAAAGGGGGTTTCATTATGCTCTGATGGATGGGGTGATAGGCGAAAGAGACCTCTTATCAATGTCATGGGTATACGGGGGAAAGACCATGTTTATTAAGTCATTTGACACAAGTGGTAACATAAAAGATGCTGAGTATGTTGCTTCTTTGTTCACTGCGGTTATAGAGAAGGAAGGGCCTGAAAACATTGTGCAAATCATCACCGATAATGCTGGAAATTTTAAGGCAGCGGGTTTGATCATTGAGGGCAGGTATGCTAACATTTTCTGGACTCCATGTGTGGTTCATTCCTTAAATCTAGCCCTCAAATCTATTTGTGAACCCACTGCTAATTCAAGCCACTATGATGCATGTAAGTGGATTTCATCCTTATCATCAGATTGCACTGAAATTGTTAACTTTGTCAATCAACATTATAAGGCCTTGACAATTTATCAAAAATATACCAAGCACATGTTGTTAAAAGTGTGTGAAACTCGATTTGCTTCACATGTTATCACTGCTGAGCGACTACTTTTGGTTAAATCTGCTCTTGAAAAAATGGTGATGGATCCTAATTGGAGAACATTTAGGAAAACGAACGTAGAATCAAAAGCTGATCATGTTAAGCAGTGTATAATTTCTGATAGTTGGTGGGAGAAATTGGAATATTTTTTGAGTTTTACATCTCCTATATATGATATGATAAGGTGTGCTGATTGTGATGACCCTTATCTGCATCTAATATATGATATGTGGGACTCTATGATTGAAGAAGTTAAGGAGAAAGTATTTAAGGAAGAAGGAGAGGACTTAAGTACTGGATATTCCAACTTTTTAAATGTAATCCAACAAGTTCTGGAAGCTAGATGGAACAAAAGTAACACCCCACTTCATTGTATGGCTCATTCATTAGTTCCGAAATTTTATAGTGAATTTTGGTTACAACATGCTGCCGGGACCATTCCAAGAATAGCACCAAATAAAGATCATGAGGTATCTCTTAATAGAgataaatgttttaaaaaattgTTTCCAAATCCTGATGATCTTAGAAGAGTGTATGTTGAATATGGAATGTTTTCTGGGGGATTGGGATTTTTTTCGGAACCTCATGTTATGGAAGCAAGAGTTCATGAGGAGCCACTTAGTTGGTGGGCAAGTTATGGATCATGCACACACATGTTACAGGCTTTGGCTAATAAACTGTTATGGATCAATAGAAAAGTGTCAGtaagggatttgtagtagtgatataaGTGAGCTGCTTGTGCTATAAATGAACTTATTTCACTGCTAGCTCCAAAACTTAAGGCTCACAAGAGTCACAACTGTACAAAATTTGATATACAAAAAAAATCGAACATGTGTATAAAGCCTAGcagtattgaaaaaaaaattgatataCAAAAAATTTAAGATAACTCAACACAAAAGTCTAAAGTAATTAGCCGGGGGCAATTTACTTCTAAGCAGAAATCGTATGATCTGAACAAAAACAAACATTTGGAGAGAAAAattgaaaagaagagaaaagattGATACATACCTAGTGTCTGAATAGTCCCGAGCAGCGAACTACCTGAATCTTATCAAGCACCGAACTATCTGAATATGTCCCGAAAGCAATAACTTAATAATCTGCTTGTGCTTATAAGAAGAAAGAAGCTACAGATACATACCCCATGGACATCAGTGAACTTGCTGACCACAAGATGTAATGATAAAAATTCAGTAAATTTATGACTTCAATTTGGCATGATTTATCCTAATTGATGCGTAAATTAGTAAAAAAGTTGATCTATAAGAGTCTTTGATGCACAAATACAAGACCGGTGAAATATGATCGAGTAAGTACTGTTCTACATCGAAGAAGTAGAAGGGTGTTAACCATTTTACGAATTAAAGACAATCACTTTTTAAAGACAATAATATTTGCCAACAAAACTTGGTCTGTTAAATTTATCGAATTAACAACATCAACTCTGATTCAAAACCAATTATCATTTGCAGATGAGAGGAATCAATTGAACTAAGGAGTCTCTAACACACACGAATTTCAACAACTATACAAAAACATCAACTAATTAAGACTAGGACATGGTCTTGATTTCTAATTTCattataacgataataataatcaTGATTTCCAATCAGATATGGGTGGCAAATTGAAAATTTATTGTTTCCATTCCTCCGATCGAAATTACTAATTGAAAATGAATGAGAAACAATCAATTATCGAATTGAAATTTTCGATCGAAATTATCCATATTCCgattaaatcaatcaaaattaacaTCAATAAATTACAATTAATTCAAAATGAATGAGAAAACCGTACCTATGATATGTAATCAGCAGATTGCATCTTTGCGAATTGAAGAAGTAGAACTGATTGGCAGATTGAGTCGTTTTGATGATGATTGAACGAGAAATTTTGAAGGTTAGGGTTTTTGGTTGAAGAAGGCGATGAGAATGCGGTGATATTGTGGATGAATATTAGCGGGATTATTTCGTGAATTTTAGAATTTACGCTCCTTACTTATTGTACTTGGCGGTTTTTCCAAAAAAATAAAATTGGAGGGTTATTTACGTCGACGCTTTACAAAAGCATCAATACAAAAGCGTCATCACTGtaagggatttgtagtagtgtatctcaacatcacattttgactaattactagtcaaataactcggactaactggttagtcagatttggcatctacatgactgtattttcataccgtcacgtctctcaaacgtatcctataggtgtgacttttagggaccaggtTGATCACCGCTTcatcgtatgacaataacgtcaaacttatctagcaagccaaccgttattgataaacgtggatcaactgataataataccaaaggtatgccctttgatccttttagaggtttataagtccttgcactaactgttaaggacaccaaccccaacaaaatATGCTGCTCTGGTGCTATAGATGCGTCTATATTAAGTTATTAATAGCAGCAAAGAAGACAATGGGTTATGGAAATGTAGATCCAGCTTGCTAACTAAACAAATATACGTAACATTATTACCGGATATAACGcgtaaaaaaacacaaaaatcctACCCATTTAAGTAGAGTTCTTTGATTAATTTATATCAATTAGCCAATTATATATGCACACCGTCTAATCAATAAGCAGATTTTCCGCTACACAACAATCGCTTTGTAATCATCATTTTTGTTCTTTCATTATTGGACATTCTTGAGATGAAATAATTCCGTTAGGACGATTTTGATGCTGACGAAATGATGAGGTTCAAATTCAGGTTATGATAAGTACCACATCTCAATATTAGGGGTGGACCCAGGATTTAATGTATGAGGTAGCAAAAGAAAAATTAATCTATATATGCATGTAAAACAAAAGCCTTTACAATTGAACCAGAAGATGTTTATTGTATATCTATTCAACAATAATTGGGGTAACAAAAATCCTTCTTGTAAACCATTTTTTTACGTTTGGGGTAGCGGACATCACCCCTTGCTACTAAGTGGGTCCGTCCCTGCGTCTCATGACTGTAGCAGCAAAGCTAATTGACATTTGTTTCTTAAGATGAAATATACTGTGATTACATTAGTGAATCTACATTGATAAAGACTTACTACAAGACCGTTTTCACAGGGTACCGTATTTATTACGCCTTTTAAACATGTCCACCTAATCTTGGACCCTGAGCTAGAGGTTGATAATGAAATGCCGAAATGGATCTCTACATTAGTTAAACAGTTAGAGATACGTTTAATAATCCTTCCCTACCTTCAATGTTAACGTTGATATGTTGCATTAAATTGCGTATTAATCAAACCAGCAAGGACTTGGACCATCGCCAAAGCTAAGTTATCAATCTAGATAATCAATCTATTGTGTATGCCTCGGGCCCCAATCTACTACCCTATAGTCCTACATCATAGTGTATAAGCATTAAGGGCATTACGATAATATACGAGTGGAATGCGTGTTTAAAATATCTTTCAATATCAGTAAACTTTAATTAGTACTGTTAAACAGTGGTGGAGCTAGACGAGGACTAGCAATTTATCGAAAAAATCCATTAACCTACGGACTCATCATCTTACTTATCTGTGGGCACAAAAGATATTATATTTCCATGAAGAGACATTATTTCTGAACACCTTGCCTTATAGCTACAAATTAAATGTACAGTTGCAAATCTGAACGCAGATTTTGCGCAAGACGATAAAATAATAAATCAGAATTATTGTTTGTATATTAGACATTCTCAAGTCAAAGCATGAAATTTTTGTTCATGACAGCCAACGTTGCATGGTGACAAATTGATTTCTACGATGCGCTGTTATAAGATTCCTACATACAACGACGTGAACAATTACGCTACTATCAATTATTTTGTAGCTTATATAAATACTACGTGACAAATGTAACAAAACCATCAAACTAACAAAAAAACAATCTTAACTATCTCTAGTAACACACACACACTACCTTGGATACTAGGCTACTACACTATATTACTGTTTACGCCATCTGATTCAGTCTAGATTAATAATCGTAACTTTTATTTTACtctatataataattataatgaGTTTGATATCGATGCCTAATAAGGTTACGATGGTATTAATATTGCAACTTATATTAGTATTGAGCAATGTGATTGAATCACAAGGTTGGTTTATTGATTTAGGTCCTATATTTGGGTTCCCACCTCAAAACCCTCCTAATCCGAATCCTAATCCTAGTCCTAGTCCTAGTCCGAGGCCGTTTAGACCACCGGGTTTAAAGGTTCGTTTTTACGTAGGACTATGTCCTAATAAAGTTGATATTGAGACAATTATCAAAGGTAAAGTGAAAGAAGCATTTGACAAGGATCCAAGTATTCTTCCGGCGTTTCTCCGGATGCAGTTTCATGATTGCTTTGTCCATGTAAGTTTTTTCGTCTATTGTttatttttaggaaaataaattAAATGACGTTACTTATTAGCGGATGGTACTGACTTGAGTATCATTATAATATCATGCAACTTATAACTTGTCTTTTTGATGTTTTATTCTTAAACAAAGGGATGCGATGCTTCCATTTTAATAAATGGAGCGTCAAGCGAGAAAAAGGCCGATGCAAACCTTACTGTACGAGGATATGAATTAATCGACGCTTTAAAAGCAATTGCGGAAGAACAATGTCCTGGGATTGTCTCTTGTGCTGATCTTATTGCTATTGTAACCGCGGAAGTTCTTAGATTGGTAAATACTCGTATTTTTAATTTATAACTCGTAATCATCTAAGAATTTAAGAATTCTTATTGAAAAAATCGGTATTTTGAATAAATTAAATAGGGAGGAGGACCGGCTTATTCAGTTGAAACAGGAAGATGTGATGGACTTATATCAAATGTCAATGATGTTGATCTTCCAAGCCCTTCTATCACTGCTCAAGAAAGTATTAACGTCTTTCGTGCTAAAGACTTTACTCCTGAAGAAATGGTTGTTTTATTAGGTACAATCACTTATACATCCAATTTTAcatttagtttttatattaatcGTTCAACAACTGATcacttttaatcataaaatggTCACTTATTAGGTACAatcacttatatatatatatatatacaattttaaatttagtttttataACACTTAAAGCAATCTAAATCCATTATGGACCTTGAATAATTGACGATTATCATACAAAACATTTAATATGCCATTGAAGATCATAGCATTTCTCCTATAATAATGATAGAGTACAGGTGTACAATgcataatacggagtatataacaTTTCAATCATATAGAGTACTGTACAATGCAGATATCGTAAAATCATGAGGGTTGGTACTAATAAACTGGATTTAAATCCCGTCAGCATCATATTCACCATCGTAGCTtctttacaccaaaaaaaattaaaaattgagacatgatatgatatgatatgatgtcATTTGAAATGCTCACTAACATTGAATTATTTGAAACAGGATGTCACACAGTCGGAATTTCCCACTGTGTATTCTTCCAAGATCGACTTTATCCAGGGCCTAGCTTCGACAAAGATATGGACGAAAACCTCAGAAGAGCATTAATACAAACGTGTCCTCAAGGCCAAACATCAAACAACGTCGCCAACCTTGATCAAAACCCTACAAGTTCAAACAAGGTTGACAACTCTTTCTTTGATCAACTCATGAAAAAAAGAGGACTTCTTCCGGTCGACCAAGCATTAATTAGCGATTCGTCGACATCCGGGTTTGTTTCAACATTTGCTCAAAGTCCAgaccaatttaatgctaaattGGCTAGTGCCATGTTGAAACTACAACGACTTGACGTACTAACTGGCCCTCAAGGAGAAATTAGGAAAACTTGTAGTAGATTCAATTGAAGGGATTGAAGTGATAAATTTCATATTTTAATAAGTGTGAATTTTGTATTCCTAAAATTTTATACTTTCATTGTAAATTCAAAGTGAATTTTTTATACGAATGCATGAAAAAACTTTAAAAGATGGTTGTAAATTCATTTTATGGTAATAATTCAATTAATTATTGTCTTCCTGGAAAGTGACTGTTGATAAAAGTTATTTAGTAGGGTTATTTAGGTAAAGAATCACTTGATCGATGTCacaataacaattatgtaaaatGTTTTTATAGAAGAATGATTAGTTATGTAAATACTTACGAATAACTTTTGAACCACTTAGGCCTCTTCTCATCCTATGCTATGTCAGCCATTAATAACGTCACCAGTGCCATTTATGTAAAACGATTTTATAGaaaaaatactccgtattagTTATATAAATACTTAAGAGTAACTTCGAGAACACCTAGGCCTCTTCTCATAATCTCATCCTATGCTATGCCAGCCATTAATAACGTCATTATCTACAAGTTCTACTAAatattatttcctaaaataattaataatttatttaatttgacaTTCCACAGTTTCACACAATCACCTCATCGTCTTCACTCGATTTTTTCTCCATTTATACATCAATGTATTTTTTTCGTTCGAAAAACATTTTTGTGAAAAACATTTTTGTgaatattttaaatattttatcATCATATGATAATTTTTATTGTTGTAACACTTATATTAACTTAAAAAAGTTTTAAACTTCAATAATAAAAGTCAACCTAAAAAAATTATTTAGGGATGACCAAAGTATTTATCTAGTTTAGTGACTATATATTCTAACGGTTTTATAATAGAAAATATTGTAAAACCATATTACAAGATGTCTTTTTAGGAAAAGTGGTGactaataaaatttattttaatggggTTAATTAGGTAAAATATGATTTGATTTTATAATAACACTTATATAAAACGATTTATACCAGAATAATCGTAAATATAAACAAAGTACGGAGTACTAAAAAGTGTAAGAACCATTGTAGATTACAAAACAACCTTTCATTCCAAACTTACAAGTGAATTGAAGAAAACATTACAAAAGTCAAGTCCAAGAATTCCACTACTACGACATGAccaatttaaatatcattatgaaaaataaataaattctcTTATTATTTAttcctcctcttaattttagtTAAATCTATTGCAAGTTTTTCTAATTTCTCCTTTATTTCCAAGGTGAACATCAAGTGCTTGTAACTTAACCATGGCTTTGGCCAATTCGGAATTGAAGAATGAAGAACTTTGCGAAAGACGTAGAACGAAATCTTTGGTTAAAGAATCACGAGCTAGAGCTTGATCAATTGGAAGAATTCCTCTTTGCTTAAGAATTTGATCATAGAAAGAGTTGTCAAGCTTGTTTGAGCTTTGTGAATTTTGATCAAGGAATGTCACATTGTTTGATGTTGTGCCTTGTGGACATGTTGGTATTAATTGTCTTCGAAGATTTGCGTCCATCTTTGAATCGAATTGGCCTGTTCCTTCGTAGAGGCGATCTTGGAAGAATGCACAGTGTGAAGTTCCGACCGTGTGACATCCTGAAAATAATATGAGATGTAATTCATTAGTCAATATAAACGAGATATGCAGTCGTTAGTCACGTTATGATAGATAATTGTAATTGAAGCATACCTAATAAAACAACCATTTCTTCAGGAGTAAAATTTTTAGCTCTAAAGGCGGAAATGCTCTCGCTAACAGAAAATGAGGGACTTGGAAGATTCACGTCGCCGGCCTTTGATACAAGCCCATCATTTCTCCCTGTTTGTACGGCATAATCTGGTCCTCCTCCCTATTGTTCATAAACAAACAATGCACTTAAATTATAACCCATGACAATATATTTAAATTCCGACTGTGCCaacatttttaatcaattgtattTGTAGAGGTAAATTATTACCAGCTTAATAACTTCTTTAGTAGCAATAGCAATGATGTCGGAACAA from Silene latifolia isolate original U9 population chromosome 2, ASM4854445v1, whole genome shotgun sequence encodes the following:
- the LOC141641838 gene encoding peroxidase 57-like, encoding MSYSISSNVLVVVTLWLMLALSHASKSDGYGSSNNNKGKHHGTPKNHGGKDHYGPKTPPITTPPSSPPPSTPPTPSSPLSPPTTRPVGLQVGFYKGLCPNNVDIEATLTKKVQEHFAKDVTILAALLRMQFHDCFVNGCDASILIDGPSSEKTAGPNLSVRGYDLIDILKGIAEAECPGMVSCSDIIAIATKEVIKLGGGPDYAVQTGRNDGLVSKAGDVNLPSPSFSVSESISAFRAKNFTPEEMVVLLGCHTVGTSHCAFFQDRLYEGTGQFDSKMDANLRRQLIPTCPQGTTSNNVTFLDQNSQSSNKLDNSFYDQILKQRGILPIDQALARDSLTKDFVLRLSQSSSFFNSELAKAMVKLQALDVHLGNKGEIRKTCNRFN
- the LOC141632109 gene encoding peroxidase 57-like; translation: MSLISMPNKVTMVLILQLILVLSNVIESQGWFIDLGPIFGFPPQNPPNPNPNPSPSPSPRPFRPPGLKVRFYVGLCPNKVDIETIIKGKVKEAFDKDPSILPAFLRMQFHDCFVHGCDASILINGASSEKKADANLTVRGYELIDALKAIAEEQCPGIVSCADLIAIVTAEVLRLGGGPAYSVETGRCDGLISNVNDVDLPSPSITAQESINVFRAKDFTPEEMVVLLGCHTVGISHCVFFQDRLYPGPSFDKDMDENLRRALIQTCPQGQTSNNVANLDQNPTSSNKVDNSFFDQLMKKRGLLPVDQALISDSSTSGFVSTFAQSPDQFNAKLASAMLKLQRLDVLTGPQGEIRKTCSRFN